One window of Catonella massiliensis genomic DNA carries:
- a CDS encoding pilus assembly FimT family protein, with protein MNNKGYSLLEAIVIIAILGVLTGFMATSSGLFDGRRVKACADSVSSLLDKVRLANLGKDEVTLTIYKDTDQAIKAKIVTKIVSRNDSITEKITEKTFIEDVSDDNVEMSYSTDISGSAENPAGAAGMVFNFNRNTGAIKDTSPNGIQCIILRKGNAEKKIKIYAATGKIIVE; from the coding sequence TTGAATAACAAGGGATATTCTTTACTGGAAGCTATAGTGATTATTGCCATACTTGGAGTTCTTACAGGATTTATGGCTACTTCGTCAGGCTTGTTTGATGGCAGAAGAGTAAAGGCCTGTGCAGACAGCGTGTCCTCCTTATTAGACAAGGTGAGGCTTGCAAACCTTGGCAAAGACGAGGTTACACTCACCATATACAAGGATACTGACCAGGCGATAAAGGCAAAGATAGTGACCAAGATAGTGTCAAGAAATGACTCGATTACTGAGAAGATTACTGAGAAGACATTTATTGAAGATGTAAGTGATGACAATGTAGAAATGTCTTATTCTACCGATATCTCAGGAAGTGCTGAGAACCCTGCGGGGGCTGCTGGCATGGTTTTTAATTTTAACAGAAACACAGGTGCCATCAAGGATACCAGCCCTAACGGTATCCAGTGCATAATACTTAGAAAAGGAAATGCAGAGAAAAAAATCAAGATATATGCTGCAACCGGAAAAATCATTGTTGAATAA
- a CDS encoding PilW family protein: MRKRISNKGFSLIEVIIALAIIMVVSGSIISFLLAGSRSYSSVITTTDLQKEAQLVMNQISDIVISAEKEVRYTDSTLEVINENEKYEISYVPAEKKIYYKKSVIDTMSRSFELKENVLMAENVTAFSADVIKAEGKNKIRVKMKLKNNSQSYVKEETITPRNENVVK; this comes from the coding sequence ATGAGAAAGCGCATAAGTAACAAAGGATTTTCTCTGATAGAGGTTATCATTGCTCTTGCCATCATCATGGTGGTGAGCGGCTCTATCATATCTTTTCTCTTAGCTGGCAGCAGGTCTTATTCATCTGTTATAACTACTACTGACTTGCAAAAGGAAGCACAGCTTGTGATGAATCAGATATCTGATATAGTGATATCGGCAGAAAAGGAAGTGAGATACACAGACAGTACCCTTGAAGTAATCAATGAAAATGAAAAATATGAGATAAGCTATGTGCCTGCTGAGAAAAAAATCTATTATAAGAAAAGCGTAATTGATACGATGAGCAGGAGCTTTGAGCTAAAGGAAAATGTCCTTATGGCTGAAAATGTAACTGCATTTAGTGCGGATGTCATAAAAGCCGAGGGCAAGAATAAGATAAGGGTAAAGATGAAGCTGAAAAATAACTCCCAGTCCTACGTAAAGGAAGAGACAATAACTCCAAGAAATGAAAATGTAGTTAAATAG